In one Umezawaea sp. Da 62-37 genomic region, the following are encoded:
- a CDS encoding YbhB/YbcL family Raf kinase inhibitor-like protein — translation MPNTSNPYDRVPPVPGFTLTSTDVADGVQVPTTQLSGIFGAGGSDTSPQLSWSDFPPGTRGFAVTLYDPDAPTPSGFWHWALVDIPAEVTSLPGGAGDGDLPEGGFHLPNDAGLPRYAGAAPPPGTGAHRLFFVVHAVDVETLGLPATTTPAMLAVTLAAHTLARATLVPIAGE, via the coding sequence GTGCCCAACACCTCGAACCCCTACGACCGCGTGCCACCGGTCCCCGGTTTCACCCTCACCAGCACCGACGTGGCCGACGGCGTCCAGGTCCCCACCACCCAGCTCAGCGGGATCTTCGGCGCCGGGGGCAGCGACACGTCCCCGCAGCTCTCCTGGTCCGACTTCCCGCCCGGCACGCGTGGTTTCGCGGTCACCCTCTACGACCCGGACGCGCCGACCCCCAGCGGCTTCTGGCACTGGGCGCTGGTGGACATCCCGGCGGAGGTGACCTCGCTGCCCGGCGGCGCGGGCGACGGCGACCTGCCCGAGGGCGGTTTCCACCTGCCGAACGACGCGGGCCTGCCCCGGTACGCCGGTGCCGCGCCCCCACCCGGAACCGGCGCGCACCGGCTGTTCTTCGTCGTGCACGCCGTCGACGTGGAGACCCTGGGCCTCCCCGCCACGACGACGCCGGCCATGCTCGCGGTCACCCTCGCGGCGCACACCCTCGCGCGGGCGACCCTCGTCCCGATCGCGGGCGAGTAG
- a CDS encoding M28 family metallopeptidase, with amino-acid sequence MKLRTFLGRSIPALMITSTLIATGSATAAPAPAALAAPNISVAAVQADLAKLQSIATANGGNRAHGKPGHKASVDWIKGKLDAAGFVTRIQTFTSSGATGYNLIADMPGGDANNILMTGGHLDSVPAGPGINDNGSGSSSILEVALAAKASGTAFTKHLRFGWWGAEELGLVGSTFYVNSLSTTEKSKIKTYLNFDMTGSPNPGYFVYAGASQPTGSVAVQQTLTGYFTSIGVQTELTEVGGRSDHAAFARAGIATGGTFSGAEVIKTAAQATKWGGTSGVAFDRCYHRSCDTTANINATSLDRQADAIAYTVWALGV; translated from the coding sequence GTGAAGCTGCGAACATTCCTCGGCCGGTCGATCCCGGCCCTGATGATCACCAGCACCCTGATCGCCACCGGGTCCGCCACCGCGGCACCCGCCCCCGCCGCCCTGGCGGCGCCGAACATCTCGGTCGCCGCGGTCCAGGCGGACCTCGCCAAGCTGCAGAGCATCGCCACCGCCAACGGCGGCAACCGCGCCCACGGGAAGCCCGGCCACAAGGCGTCCGTCGACTGGATCAAGGGCAAGCTCGACGCCGCGGGCTTCGTCACCCGCATCCAGACCTTCACCAGCAGCGGCGCCACCGGCTACAACCTGATCGCCGACATGCCCGGCGGCGACGCCAACAACATCCTGATGACCGGCGGCCACCTCGACAGCGTCCCCGCGGGCCCCGGCATCAACGACAACGGCTCCGGCTCGTCCTCGATCCTCGAGGTCGCCCTGGCCGCCAAGGCCAGCGGCACCGCGTTCACCAAGCACCTGCGCTTCGGCTGGTGGGGCGCCGAGGAACTCGGCCTGGTCGGTTCCACGTTCTACGTGAACTCCCTGTCCACCACCGAGAAGTCGAAGATCAAGACCTACCTGAACTTCGACATGACCGGCTCCCCGAACCCCGGCTACTTCGTCTACGCGGGCGCCAGCCAGCCCACCGGCTCGGTCGCCGTGCAGCAAACGCTCACCGGCTACTTCACCTCGATCGGCGTCCAGACCGAACTGACCGAGGTCGGCGGCCGCAGCGACCACGCCGCCTTCGCACGGGCGGGCATCGCCACCGGCGGCACCTTCAGCGGCGCCGAAGTCATCAAGACGGCGGCACAGGCCACCAAGTGGGGCGGCACCTCCGGCGTCGCCTTCGACCGCTGCTACCACCGCTCGTGCGACACCACCGCCAACATCAACGCGACCTCACTGGACCGCCAGGCCGACGCCATCGCCTACACCGTCTGGGCACTGGGCGTCTAG
- the lspA gene encoding signal peptidase II, with product MSTEHDTEPPVPEASEPSAPEVPATPPPRRVALLAVVAVLVLAADVFSKIVAVAELEGREPVELLGGALYLPLIRNPGAAFGLAEGATAVLALIALGVVVFIIWIARKLRSVGWAIGLGLVLGGAMGNLGDRIFRAPGPLRGHVVDFLSLFDPYGRVWPVFNLADSAICVGGALIVLMALLQRDYDGTRAVKKEKK from the coding sequence GTGAGCACCGAGCACGACACCGAGCCCCCCGTGCCGGAGGCGTCAGAGCCCTCCGCGCCGGAGGTCCCGGCGACGCCCCCGCCCAGGCGGGTGGCACTGCTGGCCGTGGTGGCCGTGCTGGTGCTCGCGGCCGACGTGTTCAGCAAGATCGTCGCCGTCGCCGAGCTGGAGGGGCGCGAGCCCGTCGAGCTGCTCGGCGGCGCGCTGTACCTCCCGCTGATCCGCAACCCCGGCGCCGCCTTCGGCCTGGCCGAGGGCGCGACCGCCGTGCTCGCGCTGATCGCCCTCGGAGTGGTCGTCTTCATCATCTGGATCGCGCGCAAGCTGCGGTCGGTGGGGTGGGCCATCGGGCTGGGACTCGTGCTGGGCGGCGCGATGGGCAACCTGGGCGACCGGATCTTCCGGGCGCCGGGGCCGTTGCGCGGGCACGTCGTGGACTTCCTCTCGCTGTTCGACCCCTACGGCCGGGTCTGGCCCGTGTTCAACCTCGCTGACTCCGCCATCTGCGTCGGCGGCGCGCTCATCGTGCTGATGGCGTTGTTGCAGCGCGACTACGACGGCACCCGTGCCGTGAAGAAGGAAAAGAAATGA
- a CDS encoding TetR/AcrR family transcriptional regulator — protein MAERRRRTRDDWTRAALDALAEGGVAAVAVEPLAARVGASKGSAYWHFPNRDALLLATVERWEREHLQEMAELVRGESDPAERLRLIFGRVLEECGGGCAVESALLAAADDPVVAPVLKRVADGRLRFLEGVFGALGFSPEVSCRRAVLAYAVYLGQAQLRAVAPHVVFECGALLEDTLGALRRRG, from the coding sequence GTGGCCGAGCGCAGACGACGGACTCGGGACGACTGGACCCGTGCGGCGCTCGACGCGCTCGCCGAAGGCGGAGTGGCCGCGGTCGCGGTGGAACCGCTGGCAGCGCGGGTCGGCGCGTCCAAGGGCAGTGCGTATTGGCATTTTCCCAATCGTGATGCGTTGCTGCTGGCGACGGTCGAGCGGTGGGAACGCGAACACCTCCAGGAGATGGCCGAACTCGTCCGCGGCGAGAGCGACCCGGCGGAGAGGCTGCGGCTGATCTTCGGACGGGTGCTGGAGGAGTGCGGCGGGGGGTGCGCGGTCGAGTCGGCGCTGCTGGCGGCGGCGGATGACCCGGTCGTGGCACCGGTCCTGAAGCGGGTGGCGGACGGGCGGCTGCGGTTCCTGGAAGGGGTGTTCGGGGCGTTGGGGTTCAGCCCCGAGGTGAGCTGCCGGAGGGCGGTGCTGGCGTACGCCGTGTACCTGGGGCAGGCGCAGTTGAGGGCGGTCGCGCCGCATGTGGTGTTCGAGTGCGGGGCGTTGTTGGAGGACACGTTGGGGGCGTTGAGGAGGCGGGGTTGA
- a CDS encoding MarR family transcriptional regulator — protein MTDDPDLLSTAEELRAAVGDFVRRVLVHHSLPQGQAAALGYLERTGPLSIAELARLEQVKHQSMARTVGLLKDQELVDVQAAETDRRQVVVTITEAGAKRIADVRHLRASNIARTLAEDLDDEEREIVGRIPEILRKLQP, from the coding sequence GTGACCGACGACCCCGACCTGCTGTCCACCGCCGAGGAGCTGCGAGCCGCCGTCGGCGACTTCGTGCGCCGCGTCCTCGTGCACCACTCGCTCCCGCAGGGCCAGGCCGCCGCGCTCGGGTACCTCGAACGGACCGGGCCGCTGTCGATCGCGGAGCTGGCCCGGCTCGAACAGGTGAAGCACCAGTCGATGGCGCGCACGGTCGGCCTGCTGAAGGACCAGGAACTCGTCGACGTCCAGGCGGCCGAGACCGACCGCCGACAGGTCGTCGTCACCATCACCGAGGCCGGAGCGAAGCGGATCGCGGACGTGCGGCACCTGCGCGCCTCGAACATCGCCCGCACGCTGGCCGAGGACCTCGACGACGAGGAACGGGAGATCGTCGGGCGGATCCCCGAGATCCTGCGCAAACTCCAGCCGTAA
- a CDS encoding sigma-70 family RNA polymerase sigma factor, whose translation MIENPDTPWEDLTGTDRHAACLLAARNGDRRALAALVADLTPLIWHVARGNGLDRQAAEDVAQNVWLGFLRHLHRMREPRALVGWLIVTARREARRTWPESKRVSADTTEDMPSDFGLPEPEALRDERDRTLWAAFGRLPRRCQELLRLTVLEGRAQYEAVAAAMTMPRGSIGPTRGRCLKNLRTELEQG comes from the coding sequence TTGATCGAGAACCCCGACACCCCGTGGGAAGACCTGACCGGGACGGACCGGCACGCGGCCTGCCTCCTGGCCGCCCGCAACGGGGACCGCAGGGCACTGGCGGCGCTGGTGGCCGACCTGACACCGCTGATCTGGCACGTGGCCAGGGGCAACGGGCTGGACAGGCAGGCGGCCGAGGACGTCGCCCAGAACGTCTGGCTCGGCTTCCTGCGCCACCTCCACCGGATGCGCGAACCCCGCGCCCTCGTCGGCTGGCTGATCGTCACCGCCCGCCGCGAAGCCCGTCGGACCTGGCCCGAGTCGAAGCGCGTCTCGGCCGACACCACCGAGGACATGCCCTCGGACTTCGGCCTGCCGGAACCGGAAGCCCTGCGCGACGAACGCGACCGCACCCTGTGGGCGGCCTTCGGACGCCTTCCCCGACGCTGCCAGGAACTGCTGCGCCTGACCGTGCTGGAGGGCCGCGCGCAGTACGAGGCCGTCGCCGCCGCGATGACCATGCCCAGGGGCAGCATCGGCCCCACCCGCGGGCGGTGCCTGAAGAACCTGCGGACGGAGCTGGAACAGGGGTGA
- a CDS encoding RluA family pseudouridine synthase: protein MSGYRTLPVPDGLDGMRVDAGLAKLLGLSRTAVAALTESGDVVLDGQPAGKSDRLVAGMTLEVTLPEPPQPVQIQAVHVEGLVVLHQDDDIIVVDKPVGVAAHPSPGWTGPTVVGGLAGAGIRVATSGAAERQGVVHRLDVGTTGVMVVAKSEHAYSALKHAFKERTVDKLYHALVQGHPDPIKGTIDAPIDRHPKHDYKFAVMANGRPSITHYEVVEAFRAASLLDVHLETGRTHQIRVHFSALHHPCVGDLTYGADPTLAKRLNITRQWLHARTLGFHHPADNQWVSFTSEYPADLANALEQLRTED, encoded by the coding sequence ATGAGCGGGTATCGCACCCTGCCCGTGCCGGATGGCCTCGACGGGATGCGCGTCGACGCCGGGCTGGCGAAGCTGCTGGGTCTCTCGCGGACCGCGGTGGCCGCGCTGACCGAGTCCGGTGACGTGGTGCTCGACGGCCAGCCCGCCGGGAAGTCCGACCGGCTCGTGGCGGGGATGACCCTGGAGGTCACCCTGCCCGAGCCGCCGCAGCCCGTGCAGATCCAGGCCGTGCACGTCGAGGGCCTCGTCGTGCTGCACCAGGACGACGACATCATCGTGGTGGACAAGCCGGTCGGCGTCGCCGCGCACCCCAGCCCCGGCTGGACCGGGCCCACCGTGGTCGGCGGGCTCGCGGGCGCCGGGATCCGGGTCGCCACGTCCGGCGCGGCCGAGCGGCAGGGCGTCGTGCACCGGCTCGACGTCGGCACCACCGGCGTGATGGTGGTGGCCAAGAGCGAGCACGCCTACTCGGCGTTGAAGCACGCGTTCAAGGAACGGACCGTCGACAAGCTCTACCACGCGCTGGTGCAGGGGCACCCGGACCCGATCAAGGGCACCATCGACGCCCCCATCGACCGGCACCCGAAGCACGACTACAAGTTCGCCGTGATGGCGAACGGGCGGCCCAGCATCACGCACTACGAGGTCGTCGAGGCGTTCCGGGCGGCCTCGCTGCTGGACGTGCACCTGGAGACCGGGCGCACCCACCAGATCCGCGTGCACTTCTCGGCGCTGCACCACCCGTGCGTCGGCGACCTGACCTACGGGGCGGACCCGACGCTGGCCAAGCGCCTGAACATCACCCGGCAGTGGCTGCACGCCCGCACCCTGGGCTTCCACCACCCCGCCGACAACCAGTGGGTCTCCTTCACCAGCGAATACCCCGCCGACCTCGCCAACGCCCTCGAACAACTCCGCACCGAAGACTGA
- a CDS encoding aminotransferase class V-fold PLP-dependent enzyme produces MTIAIPRGTTPAVPGVVGASLRVPLVTGERVEYANLDHAASAPCLEQVRDAVDELLPWYASVHRGAGFASQVSTRVYEQARDSVRRFVNARANEAVVFTRNTTDALNLLARSVPRHTAVLLFDAEHHAALLPWRGPNVRRIPTPSTAAAAVAVLDRELAASPVGPRLVVVTGASNVTGELWPVAELAQVARRHGARIALDAAQLAPHRPVDVRAVDVDYAVFSGHKIYAPFGAGVLVGRSDWLQAAEPYLVGGGATKKVSDHGDRLGVAWSAVPERHEAGSPNVVGVHALAVACDVLGRHWEQTAEHERVLLERLREGLATIPGLRELSLFGADHERVGVVSFTVGGHDAGYLAAALSAEYGIGVRDGAFCAHIAVTRLLGEVGAHEERALRASLGLGSTVDHVDRLVAALRTLVSEGPKWSYVQQDGRWVPENDERPLPPFLS; encoded by the coding sequence ATGACGATCGCCATCCCCCGCGGCACCACCCCCGCCGTTCCCGGTGTCGTCGGCGCCTCGCTGCGCGTGCCGCTGGTGACCGGGGAACGGGTGGAGTACGCCAACCTCGACCACGCCGCCAGCGCGCCCTGCCTGGAGCAGGTCCGCGACGCCGTGGATGAGCTGCTGCCCTGGTACGCCAGCGTGCACCGCGGCGCCGGGTTCGCCTCCCAGGTGTCCACGCGGGTGTACGAGCAGGCCCGCGACTCCGTGCGGCGGTTCGTGAACGCCCGCGCGAACGAGGCCGTCGTCTTCACCCGCAACACCACGGACGCCTTGAACCTGCTGGCCCGCAGCGTGCCCCGGCACACGGCCGTCCTGCTGTTCGACGCCGAGCACCACGCGGCGCTGCTGCCCTGGCGCGGCCCGAACGTGCGCCGGATCCCCACGCCGTCCACGGCCGCCGCCGCGGTGGCCGTGCTCGACCGCGAGCTGGCCGCCAGCCCGGTGGGTCCTCGGCTGGTCGTGGTGACCGGCGCGTCGAACGTGACCGGCGAGCTGTGGCCCGTGGCCGAGTTGGCGCAGGTGGCGCGCAGGCACGGGGCGCGGATCGCGCTGGACGCGGCGCAGCTCGCCCCGCACCGGCCGGTGGACGTGCGGGCGGTGGACGTGGACTACGCGGTGTTCTCCGGGCACAAGATCTACGCGCCCTTCGGCGCGGGCGTCCTCGTCGGCCGGTCGGACTGGTTGCAGGCCGCCGAGCCGTACCTCGTCGGCGGCGGGGCCACGAAGAAGGTCAGCGACCACGGCGACCGGCTGGGCGTGGCGTGGTCGGCGGTGCCCGAGCGGCACGAGGCGGGTTCGCCCAACGTCGTCGGCGTGCACGCGCTCGCGGTGGCCTGCGACGTGCTGGGACGGCACTGGGAGCAGACCGCCGAGCACGAGCGGGTGCTGCTGGAGCGCCTGCGCGAGGGCCTCGCGACGATCCCCGGCCTGCGCGAGCTGAGCCTGTTCGGCGCCGACCACGAGCGGGTCGGCGTGGTCAGCTTCACCGTCGGCGGCCACGACGCCGGCTACCTCGCGGCCGCGCTGTCGGCGGAGTACGGGATCGGCGTGCGCGACGGGGCGTTCTGCGCGCACATCGCGGTGACCCGGCTGCTCGGCGAGGTCGGCGCGCACGAGGAGCGCGCGCTGCGGGCGAGCCTCGGCCTGGGCAGCACGGTCGACCACGTCGACCGGCTGGTCGCGGCGCTGCGCACGCTGGTGTCCGAGGGGCCGAAGTGGAGCTACGTCCAGCAGGACGGCCGCTGGGTGCCGGAAAACGACGAGCGGCCGCTCCCGCCGTTCCTGTCCTGA
- a CDS encoding potassium/proton antiporter translates to MTAILGLGAAVLLVSVIAVRVSTKVGLPSLLLYLGIGVVLGESVLGIQFDDADLTRSLGTVALVLILAEGGLTTRWTAVKPALGLGIALSTVGVFVSVGVTGAALHYLLGLDWRMALLWGAVLSSTDAAAVFSVLRAVGVSKRLTGALELESGINDAPVYIAVLLLASPDPITWTAPLLLVYELLVGGLIGIALGWLGAAALRRAALPATGLYPLATVAVCVFAYTAGDLAHASGFLAVYTAALVLGNSRLPHRSDTLSFAEGLGWLAQIGLFVLLGLFASPSSVLNALVPALVAGAVLVLLARPLSVALSAIPFKVPWREQVFVAWSGLRGAVPIVFALIPVIQGVPGAQDLVDAVFVLVVVLTLLQGSTLPALAKLLGLVQTGEAHEVQVDSAPLDELGAELLQVRIQQGSKLHGVYLSELRLPPGATVSLVVRSNKGFTPQPTTRLQVDDQLLVVSTEEARDAAEKRLRSIDKAGRYARWKGEDGGKPAFPSI, encoded by the coding sequence ATCACGGCCATCCTCGGCCTCGGCGCGGCGGTGCTGCTCGTCTCGGTCATCGCCGTTCGGGTGTCGACCAAGGTCGGACTGCCCTCGCTGCTGCTCTACCTCGGCATCGGAGTCGTGCTCGGCGAGAGCGTGCTGGGCATCCAGTTCGACGACGCCGACCTGACCCGCTCGCTCGGCACGGTCGCCCTGGTGCTGATCCTCGCCGAAGGTGGCCTCACCACGCGCTGGACCGCGGTGAAACCCGCGCTGGGCCTGGGGATCGCACTGTCCACGGTGGGGGTGTTCGTCAGCGTCGGGGTCACCGGGGCGGCGTTGCACTACCTGCTGGGCCTGGACTGGCGGATGGCGCTGCTGTGGGGCGCGGTGCTGTCGTCCACGGACGCGGCCGCGGTGTTCAGCGTGCTGCGGGCGGTGGGGGTGAGCAAACGGCTCACCGGGGCGCTGGAGCTGGAGTCCGGCATCAACGACGCGCCGGTGTACATCGCCGTCCTGCTGCTCGCGTCACCCGACCCGATCACCTGGACCGCCCCGCTGCTGCTGGTCTACGAACTGCTGGTGGGCGGCCTGATCGGGATCGCGCTCGGCTGGCTCGGCGCCGCCGCGCTGCGCAGGGCCGCGCTGCCCGCGACCGGTCTGTACCCGTTGGCGACGGTGGCGGTCTGCGTGTTCGCCTACACGGCGGGCGACCTCGCGCACGCCTCCGGGTTCCTCGCCGTCTACACGGCCGCGCTGGTGCTCGGGAACTCGCGGCTGCCCCACCGCTCGGACACGCTGTCGTTCGCCGAAGGCCTCGGCTGGCTGGCCCAGATCGGCCTGTTCGTGCTGCTCGGCCTGTTCGCCTCGCCCTCCAGCGTGCTGAACGCGCTGGTCCCCGCCCTGGTCGCGGGCGCCGTGCTGGTGCTGCTGGCCAGACCGCTGTCGGTGGCGCTGTCGGCGATCCCGTTCAAGGTGCCGTGGCGGGAACAGGTGTTCGTCGCCTGGTCCGGGCTGCGCGGCGCGGTGCCCATCGTGTTCGCGCTGATCCCGGTCATCCAGGGGGTGCCCGGCGCGCAGGACCTGGTCGACGCGGTGTTCGTGCTGGTCGTGGTGCTGACGCTGTTGCAGGGCAGCACGCTGCCCGCGTTGGCGAAGCTGCTCGGCCTGGTGCAGACGGGCGAGGCGCACGAGGTGCAGGTGGACTCGGCGCCGCTGGACGAGCTGGGCGCCGAACTGCTTCAGGTGCGCATCCAGCAGGGCTCGAAGCTGCACGGCGTGTACCTGTCGGAGCTGCGGCTGCCGCCGGGGGCGACGGTGAGCCTCGTCGTGCGGTCGAACAAGGGGTTCACGCCGCAGCCGACGACCCGGCTCCAGGTGGACGACCAGCTGCTCGTGGTGTCGACCGAGGAGGCCCGCGACGCGGCCGAGAAGCGCCTGCGGTCGATCGACAAGGCGGGCCGCTACGCCCGGTGGAAGGGCGAGGACGGCGGGAAACCCGCGTTTCCCAGCATCTGA